DNA sequence from the Nitrospirota bacterium genome:
ATCTTCAAGGGGATATGTGTACTCTGGCCGCCGAACACTCGTCGTCCGATCACCCGTTTTGCATACTGCACCGGGACTTTCCGCCGCCCGCTTTCCAAAAACACTATGGCCGCCACCACCACGATCATCAGTACGCCGAGGGCGACCAATAAGATAATGCTGAGCTGCCCGATCGTGTATAGGTTGAACGTCTGGGCCACGGCGGAGGGGAGCCGCGCGACGATCCCTGCAAAAATAATCAAGGAAATGCCGTTCCCGATCCCCCGCTCCGTAATCTGTTCACCGAGCCACATGAGGAATCCTGTACCGGCCGTCAAGGTAATGACGGTCATCAGACGGAATCCCCACCCCCCGGTCATGACGAAGGCGCCGTTATTCATTTGTTCAAGACCGATGGCAATCCCAAAGCCTTGAATGATTGCGATGCCGATCGTCCCGAACCGGGTATACTGAATTATTTTCTTTCTACCGCGTTCTCCCTCCTTGGCCAACTTTGTGAGATGCGGGACAACGACCGTCAGCAACTGGAGAATAATCGAAGCGCTGATGTAGGGCATAATACCCAGCGCTAAGATCGTCAACCGCGAGAGTGACCCGCCTGAAAAAATGTCCAAAAACCCGAGCAGCGCACCGCCTTCTTTTTGTAGAAACTCCGAGAGCGCTTCGCCGTTGATCCCCGGTGTAGGGATATGGGCCCCGATCCGATAGACCACCAGCATCCCTATGGTAAAGAGGATGCGGGTGCGCAGCTCAGGGATTTTGAGAATATTCTGAAAACTGGTCAGGAGTCTCTCAAACACCGGGAATGACCTCGACTCTCCCTCCAGCCGCTACAATCTTGGCCTCCGCCGACTTACTGAATTTGTGCGCCTGCACGACGATCGCCTTCGTGACATTTCCGTTTCCAAGAATCTTGATCGGCAGCGACTTGCGCTTGATCAAACCGACATCGACCAGCGCCTGCGGCGTGATGGTGCCGGAGACAATGATGTCACCGAGGCTTTTCAGGTTGACAATCGAGTACTCCTTGCGAAAGACGTTCGTAAAGCCATGTTTGGGCACTCGACGGATCAGAGACATCTGACCCCCTTCAAACCCACCCGCCTGCCGACTCCGACCACCGGATCTGGCCAATAGTCCCTTGTGGCCCTTTCCCGATGTTTTTCCATGACCAGAGCCTGGCCCACGACCGATCCGCTTCCGCCGCTTTCTAGAGCCCTTTGCAGGGCCGAGATCATGTAAATTCATTGTGGGTACACTTCCAATAGATATCCAACTTTACCGATCATCCCTCTGACTTGTGGAGTATCAGGACGAGTCACAGTCTGCCGAATCTTCCTCAACCCAAGACCACTCAACACTCGTCGATGCTTTTGGGGTGTGCCAATCGGGCTTCGCCGCAGGGTAATGACAAGCCCCTTGGAGGCACCTTTGGCGGCCTTTGTTGCTGACATTAGGCGCTCACTCTGTTCTGTGCGTCACCTGCTCCATTCCGACGCACGTTGAGAACATCTTCAGCGTTACGGAGCTGGCAGAGTCCGTTGAGGGTAGCACGAACCGTATTAAAGGGGTTTCCACGACCCAGGGTCTTCGCAATGACGTTAT
Encoded proteins:
- the rpmD gene encoding 50S ribosomal protein L30, whose product is MSATKAAKGASKGLVITLRRSPIGTPQKHRRVLSGLGLRKIRQTVTRPDTPQVRGMIGKVGYLLEVYPQ
- the secY gene encoding preprotein translocase subunit SecY; its protein translation is MFERLLTSFQNILKIPELRTRILFTIGMLVVYRIGAHIPTPGINGEALSEFLQKEGGALLGFLDIFSGGSLSRLTILALGIMPYISASIILQLLTVVVPHLTKLAKEGERGRKKIIQYTRFGTIGIAIIQGFGIAIGLEQMNNGAFVMTGGWGFRLMTVITLTAGTGFLMWLGEQITERGIGNGISLIIFAGIVARLPSAVAQTFNLYTIGQLSIILLVALGVLMIVVVAAIVFLESGRRKVPVQYAKRVIGRRVFGGQSTHIPLKINTAGVIPPIFASSIIAFPATIAGFFETPWVKAIGAQLAPGSLLYTLMYVGLILFFCFFYTAVVLNPVDMADNMKKYGGFIPGIRPGTRTSDYIYKVLTRITFAGSIYLAIVCVIPELLIYKLNVPFYFGGTSLLIVIGVGLDTAQQIESHMLMRNYEGFLGKGMAPLRGRNG
- the rplO gene encoding 50S ribosomal protein L15, which codes for MNLHDLGPAKGSRKRRKRIGRGPGSGHGKTSGKGHKGLLARSGGRSRQAGGFEGGQMSLIRRVPKHGFTNVFRKEYSIVNLKSLGDIIVSGTITPQALVDVGLIKRKSLPIKILGNGNVTKAIVVQAHKFSKSAEAKIVAAGGRVEVIPGV